A window of Castanea sativa cultivar Marrone di Chiusa Pesio chromosome 8, ASM4071231v1 genomic DNA:
GAGGAGGAGGTGagggtgatggtggtggtggagacTTGTAAACgtatggaggaggaggagatggagatggtggtggtggtggtgatttaTAAACGTATGGAGGAGGTGGGGATGGTGATGGGGGAGGTGGTGACTTGTATACATAGGGAGGAGGCGGTGATGGTGATGGGGGAGGTGGGGATTTATAAACGTAGGGAGGAGGTGGTGAGGGTGATGGAGGTGGAGGTGACTTGTAGACATATGGAGGGGGAGGTGATGGAGATGGGGGTGGTGGGGACTTGTAGACGTAAGGAGGAGGTGGAGATGGAGAAGGAGGGGGTGGGGACTTATAATGGTAAGGTGGAGGAGGTGATGGtgaaggtggtggtggtgatttgtAGTAGTAAGGAGGTGGTGATTCGTGgtgtggaggtggtggtggtgatttgtAGTGGTAGGGAGGTGGTGATTTGTGGTGTAGAGGTGGTGGTGGCGATTTGTAAACGTaaggtggtggaggtggagaaGCGTAAATGTAAGGCTTGTGATCATCGGCAGCTACATTGGTAGCTAATAAGATTAGTGCCAATGCATAGACAAGGTGAGGCCAAAGATTGGCCATTTTTTGAGCAACACTAGAGAATTAAGTCCCACAGCTTCGGTGACTTCTGTGGCTTAGAATAAATTTAGACTAGTTTGTGAGTGAACACTGAGGCAAGGCTGACACTTTATATAGCCATCCCTTCATTGAGtagaacatttttttaataaaatatgatgCTTCCAGCCTAACTGATTATGAATTAGCccattaatataatataattttgaacGTTCTGTacctttttttgtaattaaaaatagaGGCCAGTTGGATCCCAGTAAACTCTAAATACATCTTGTACGTATGCTCTGAAATAGTCCAGATGAacaataagattaaaaaaaaaaaactagtatatTACAATGTGATCTGGTTTTGGAAGAAACTTTCTACTGTTGTTAAAGTTTTTGGTTGGTATTTTAATGAAAACTACACTGAAGATTAGGACcatttaaactaattaaatagTAGCATTAATCTTGGACTTTTGAACATTCTCGTATTTGCATGTGTTGCAGAAAGAGTCATATATGATTGTTTCAGACCAAGCAAAAATTCATT
This region includes:
- the LOC142607308 gene encoding uncharacterized protein LOC142607308, whose protein sequence is MANLWPHLVYALALILLATNVAADDHKPYIYASPPPPPYVYKSPPPPLHHKSPPPYHYKSPPPPPHHESPPPYYYKSPPPPSPSPPPPYHYKSPPPPSPSPPPPYVYKSPPPPSPSPPPPYVYKSPPPPSPSPPPPYVYKSPPPPSPSPPPPYVYKSPPPPSPSPPPPYVYKSPPPPPSPSPPPPYVYKSPPPPSPSPPPPYIYKSPPPPSPSPPPPYVYKSPPPPSPSPPPPYVYKSPPPPYLYKSPPPPSPSPPPPYVYKSPPPPSPSPPPPYVYKSPPPPSPSPPPPYVYKSPPPPSPPPRDRYYYKSPPPPTGY